The sequence below is a genomic window from Rhinolophus sinicus isolate RSC01 chromosome X, ASM3656204v1, whole genome shotgun sequence.
tggatggacctagaggattttatgctaagtgaaataagtcagactgagaaagacaaacagcgtatgatctcacatgtggaaCATAAAGAGCAGAATAcgcaagcaaacaaaacagaaatagagtcagagatacagagaacaaactgatggttggtagatgggaggggtttgggggatggaTGATAAAGTGAATGGGATTAGGagttacaaattggtagtcacaaaatagtcatggggatgtgaaatacagcatagggaacataattaataatattgtaaagactatgtggggtgtcagatgggtactggacttatcagcgGATTCCcttcatagattatatagatGCCTAACCAGTGCCCTGTACGCCGGagagtaatataaaataatatggaatgtcaactatgattaaatacatatacaattaaatatattttatgtgtaatactaatatattatatatactatatattactaacattaatacataaattatatatatatatatatatatatatatatatatatatatatagtcaggggatgtgaagtacagcacaggtAATATATATTCAATGGCCATCTGACactaatagctatgtacagtgtcagatgggcagtAAACTTtgtggagttatcactttgtgaggggtataactGTCTCacaattatgttgttttatacacctgaaactaataaaaaaaagaaaatgaaaggacaaaaacataaaataatagcagatagtaaaatagtaataacatgaaattattcaaaataattggAAATGATAACGGGATCAATTTCCTGCCATATACAATAATGCAACGAGGGATCACTCCAATATGTAAAACAGTGAGGTGCTGGCATAACAACAGACAAGTGTTTCCACGTAGACGTGCATGCAGGCACGCACTTAATATATGTGGTTTCTGGGTAACCATGCACTTTGAACTTTGGCGAGGTCATAGCGCCGCATGGGGTCTTGCGCATGTGCAAACGCAACAGATTCACGAAGGGGTTAAGACCGGGTTGATGCCGGAGACAAAGTAGTTCTAACAGCGTCGCCAACGCTTTACCACCAGGGTCTCCATAGTTTAGTGCCCGCTGGGCGCTGAGATATTTTTTTGAAGCGTTTTGACAAGAACTATTGGTGAGTGGGGTTTGGGGGTTAGTAATAGGGGTATTTGGAGTCAGTATGGGGATTTGTTCTCATTTGAATCATTCCTTCAGTAATTTCCGTCTTTCTTTTCTCGTAGTCTCACCTCAAAGTTCCATCTGAGACCACAATTGGGTATgcatttaatttcagttatttttctttttatcaaaagTTATTTAGAAGTGCCTTTCGATTTTCAAAAGTAAgccttttattaatttctaatgtAACTTATCCGCATCCTGTGTGATGCGTATCTATTGGAACGTGTTTAGACTTCCTTCAAGGCTAAGTCCAGGGTCAGATATTGCATTTCTAGCTCGAAAATAGTATGAGTTTTCCAACTGATATTTCGTattgaaaaatgtgtatattcTTTTAGTGTGTGTGCTTGGTCTTTTCGGTACTCGGAGTAGAAATTTGCGTGtgtgcgcatacacacacacattttaaaaaatgtgtacatttgtatattttacttgGTGTTACTGGGTACCGGGAGGAATACGTTTCAGAATAAAGATTGTTAAACTAGGTTAGTGAGTTAGGACAGACGGCACGGCGTGCCATGTGCAAGTGTGGCAGCGGGACAGGGCTTGGCATCGCTCAACACGGGTTAGGTACGGCAGAACCGAGTAGGTGCTGGAATGGGGGAGGGGCATATGAGGTGATGCGAGTCTGGGAAGTGGGCAGGGCCTGGCATGGAGTGGGGCCGGGTATTCCCTGGTGCAGTGTACGGGAGCCACAGGGTTGGGAGCATAAGGCAAGACAGAATGTGTACCAGAGGGCAAGGTCAGGCAGGCAGGGCCCGGAGAGACTAGGCATGCAAGTGGGCAGAGCATGTCTGAGGGGCGGGGCCATGCGTGTTTGGGTGGGCTGGGCAGAGGTGGCTTGTATGGGACCCTGGTGCAGGGCCAGCAGGGTAGCAGGTGTGTtctggagggtggggctgggtaGGCTGAACCGAGCAAGTGAAACGGGGTGGAGTCTAGTTTTTCTGGGCAGAGAGGCAGGCCCTTATGCATTCAGGTGGGCAAAGTGGGGCCACATGGACCAGCCAGATGTCTGTGTCTGGATGTGGTGGGAAAGCAACGCCGGATAGTGCCAGTCATTCCCAAGCAGACAAGATCTAGTGGATCCAGGCAGGTGCAGTGGGCCCCTGCCACACTGGCCAGAAGCTGAGGCCACCAGTGTTAGAACAGGGTGAGCCTGTCCCCGTCTACTTAGTGCTGACCCACAGCCCTCCTCCCACCAGCGCAAGAACGCTACTTGTAATCCCCAGTCTCTGGTGAGTCCAGGACACAGGGTGGATGGGGGAGTGGAGCTTGTGTGAGGTTCTGCCCCTCAGCTCTTGCCTATAATACCCTCAGAGACTTTGCTAGGGTCCCACTGGCAAGCAACTGCCACTCAACCACAGCTGCCCCAACTGCAGAGTCCAAGCTCTGTGAGtctgggaagggggcagggccTGGCATGGGGTGGGGCTGGGTATGCCCTGGTGCAGTGTATGTGTGCCACAGTGCTGGGAATGTCAGGCAAGACAGAATGTATCCAAGAGGGCAAGGTCAGGCAGGCAGAGCCTGGGGAGACTAGGCATGCAAGCGGGCAGAGCATTTCTGAGGCATGCCCCCCAGCTGATGGCAGCGCCGCTGGCAATAAAGGAGGCACCTCAGACAATAGCCACACTCCAGCTGTTGTCTGAAAAGGACCTGCCTCAGGACTGAAACCTATACCAGGACAGGGgacgtttttttttctttttaaggagggtgcagctcacagtggcccatgcagaaatcaaaccggcaaccttggtgttatcagcaccacgcttgaaccaactgagctaaccggccacccccctccccccgcacccCTTCCACCCCCGCATAGGGGACTTTTCATAATCAAAGGCTAATGAGTGTATGGCAGGGACCCTGGGTGGAAGGATGGGGACAGTGAAGACAGAGAGGGTCAGCAatgaggagagaggaggcagggaaTGTCCAAAGACCACGTAAGAAACAAGTTGGAAAGACCTGTCAGCATTTTCCTGGCCTGCAGCCCATGATGAGTGACACTGAAGAGTTCCTGCCCCTGGATCCTGCACTGAAGAAGCAGGCAGTgaatgtgaagaaaatggaacatatGAAGAAAAAAGTGGAGCAGAAGGTGACAAATGGTGGAATGGGGGGCATGGAGGCAGAGGCCAGGAGCGGAATGCAGGGCAGGGGTACAGGGTTAGGGGGCTAACATCGACTCCCCTACCCATGCCCTGACCACTCTTGTCCCacagaagaagaaacagcagAAGCAGAAACTCATGGCAAAACGGAAACAGCCAGAACAGATGGCTGCCAAGGACCGAGCCCCGCTGCAGCAGTGCTTGGGACCTGGCTGCGTGTATCCCACCCGGCCAGGCTCCAAATACTGCTCAGACAACTGTGGCATGAAGCTGGCAGCTGAGTGAGTGCACCTGGAGGTTAAACAACAGGGTATACAGTACGGCACGATCTATGCCATCTGTTAGTCCATCCACCCCTTAACCATTCATCCACCATTCATCTACCCACCCAGTGAACCAACGAACCACATTCCATGGACCAACCCACAACTCATCCGCCCTTACAATCATTTACCCACCCAGCTATCTactcatccacccatccatccaccattCAATCACCCATTCAACAGCACTCACTCATTTACCATTTGTTATCCTATATATTCACCATTTGGTCCCCCATccatttcttctgcttttattGCCCCCACCTACCCATTCCATTTCTCGCTGTCTCCCCTCCCAGCCGCATTTATGAGATCCTGCCCCAGCGCATCCAGCAGTGGAAGAACAGCCCCTGCATTGCTGAGGAGCATGGCAAGAAAATGCTTGAGCGCATCCACCGTGAGCAACAGGACACCCAAACCTATCTAAAGGACATGGAGCGTCATTTCCATGAACTTGAGGCCATAATTCTACGTGGCAAGCAGCAGGCTGTGTACAACAATGAAGAGGTGAGTGGAATAGGTAGGGTGAAGCAGAAAGGTACCTGGTATCTTGCCCTGCCCATCCCCTCTCTGCACTGCTTCACTGGTTCTTTCACTGTCCTGTGCAGAAAAGCGAAGATGGCAGGGACAGCAGTCACCTGAAGATCTTCTGTGTCTCCTGTGGGCACCCCACCAATATGCGTGTCGCCCTGCGTCACATGGAACGCTGCTTTGCCAAGGTAGGGGCATTGGCAGGGGGAAGACGGGGCAAGGGTGTTTTTGGCTGGGTGGGGTTCACGGGGAGGGGGCAGGTTTGGTGCCTGGGTGTTTGTTGTAGAAGGGAATGCAACACACATCCATGGCTCTGCCCATTTGTGCTTTTCTTCCATACCCAGTAGGAGGGCGAAGATTGGGACAGCAGCCGGTGGTGGGGGGCCATTGGCTGGGCAGACAGGAGCACAGGGTCCCCAGGCTGCAAGTGTGTTGCTTGGGACTTGGCCATGGGAGGGCAGGCATGCAGTGTACATTCAGTTCCTCCCATTTGTAATCTTTCTTCCCAGTTTGAGTGCAAATCATCGTTCGGGTCCTTATACCCCACTTGCATTGAGGGGTAAGTGTGGGTGCTCCTCAGGGTCAAAGGCATGGTGTGGACAGGGTCAGGAGCAGGGTGGGCAAGATCAGGGGCAGGACGTGGGTGGGTTAGGGACGGGGTGTGGGCGCGGTTGGGGACTAAGTGTTGGCAGGGTTCAAGGTGGGACCTCTCTCCTCCTAACCCTTAGTACCTCACTTTCAACTTTTCCCCAGGACCAGCAGGCTCTTCTGTGATAGGTATGACCCAAAGAGTAAGAGGTACTGTAAGCGGCTCCAGGTGCTGTGCCCTGAGCACTCGAAGGACCCCAAGGTGAGACTCTTCTTTCCCGACTTCATCACCCTccattccttccctcttccctgcctgGCCACCCTCTTCTTCTCTTCGTCCCTGCTTCGttacctccttttccttcttctttctgccTGGTGGCCTTCATACTTCTTGACCAACCCCTGTGTGTCCCCCCTCCCTTCCTGACCACCCCACCTTCGCCCCTCCTCACTGCCCAATCACCTTCTATTCTTACTTTTCTCTGCCTGAGTGCTGTTTATTCGTACCCTCCTTGCCTGACCCCACCCCCTcaacacatttctctctctctgccggtCCACCCTCCATTCCTCTGCTCCTCCCTGCATAACCATTCCCCATGCTTCTGTTTTCCTTGCTTGACCCTTCTTCATCCCTTTCCTACCTGCGGCCGGACCGCCCCACATTCATCCCTTCCTCTCTGCATGGACACCTTCCAGTCCTCTCTTCCTCGCTTTCTCACTTCCCTCCATTCTGATTCTCCCTGCCTCACTGCCCCCTATCATCTTCTCCCTGCCTGTCATCTCCTAAATCCCGTCCTCCTCCCTGTTTAACCGGCCGGCATGCTTTCCACCCTCTCTGCCTCattcctcacctcctccaggcctTCCCAGctctcattcatttacttttccttGTCAGACCTTCCCtccacctttcctttcctttctgtttgatCCCTCTGTTCTTCTGTCCTCCCTGCCCGATCACTTCCATGCCTCCATCCCTGCTTGTTTACCTTCTTCCTCCAGCCTCCATGCTTGACCATATTCTCTTGCCCCCTCTTCTCTACTTAATCACTGAATTCCTCTCTGTCCCCCTGCTGGGTCATTCCccacttctctccttccttcccaacTGCCCTGCATTCCCCTATTCCTGTCATCATGTCCGCCTGGTCACCCTCCATTGCTCTCTTCTTCCATACCTCATTATTCTTCATCCTTCCCCACAGGTACTAGATGATGAGGTGTGTGGTTGCCCGCTAGTGCACAATGTCTTTGAACTCACTGATAATTTCTGTCACCTCCCCAAACGCTTGTGCAACCACCACTACTGCTGGGAGAAACTAAGGCGTGCCGAGGTGGACCTACAGCGCATTCGTGCGGTAGGCTACAATACCCAGTGGGGCTGGCATGCGGGATAGGATCCCGGACTCCCTGTCTCATGCTCTCATCCCACAGTTGCAGAAACTGGAAGAGCTGAGTGTGCAGGAGCACAAGGTGCGCACAGCTATGATGAACCGGGCAGGTCTGGTGGCCCTGATGCTTCATCAGACAGTCCAGCATGACCCGCTCACCTCTGACCTGCGCTCCAAAGTAGACAGCTGAGCCCTGTTCGACTGAGGTCCTGTACCCAACACCCTGTGCAAGGGAGACACTCCATGAATTGTCTACACACCTGTTTCTTTAACCACTTCTTTCTCAGGGCATCTCAGAGtgtctctgtgtttctctgttcACCATTTGGTCTCCTGTCTCTGCCTACCTCTCCTTGGGAGAGGGATCCTCAAAATTCTCCCattcctccctccattcctccatcactctgtctcttccttccctgaaCCTGGGAGGGGCCAACAGATCCGCCTTGTGCTCATCTCCCATTGCCCAGCATTTTGTtaatgaaattttgaaagaacaaGGCCTTTTCCTATCCCCTGATGGCCCCTAAACCTGTCTCTATCTGGCCACAAACCCAATTCTGAACCTCCGATGGTGGTGGGTGACAATGCAACTGTATTTAGGGGCGGGCTCCAGTGCCCATGCAGGGGTGGCTATGAAGTGATGCCCACTCAGTGCTCGGTGGGTCCTCTTTTGTCAGGGGAGATGGCTCTTTACGAAGGGGAGCTGGCAGTCCTGACCCTTGTTCCTTGCAGTCCCCCATCCCAGGCCATCACGTTGGTGCCTGATTAGTGCACAGCCAATTCACCAACTTCTGTGTAAATGTTAATATTCCTCAGGCCAGAGGAGTTGGGAAAATGTTGAGATGGGGGATAGGTGAGTGTGGGACAGTCCTCCCTGATTTTTCGACTTTGGGACACTGAAGACAGTTCAAGATGTCATGGCAATTGTGTCCCGCCGCCACCCACCTTGTTCTATTCCTGACCATCCCATGAGGTCCCAGCTTTTTCTGTCAAACTTGGCCCCTGCCAGTCTAGTCCTGATCTGTCTTCCCTCAGCCCTTCCCATCATATCCTGTCCTCCTCTTCCCAACACCCTGCTCTGGAGATGCTTTCTTGCCTTCCCTGTCCACTGAGTCCCCATCTGGTCATGCCCATTTCACACCTATAGGGTTGCCAGCAGGGGACTGGGACCTCTACCACACCTGCCTTTGCCAGCCCTAGCTAGGCCTTCTGTGCAGTGGAGGTGTGTCTAGTAATGCTGCCTGTAGGTACCGGTATGTGTCAAATGACACACTTGGACTACTTTTCCTACTCATGGGCCCTTTatgaatttttcattaattttcacaattaCATTTTCCTCAGGGACTCACATATTTCatctaaatgtttaaatatgttgCTCTACTCTTATACCTCATATTCCACTATAACTAGTTTACATTACTGCCTGTCTAGtgcaacatttcttttttattgtgaatattgtagttttcttcttttaaatttgatCAGCTTTCTTAGGGGCTGATCCATATAATCAATTATTTGAAAGGatcagcttttgttttatttatactccgtaagttaattttatttatttaagcgtTCATTTTTTGTGAGTTGCCACttcttgattttttgttttgtttcgttttcatGTGTTTGCTTaagcttgttctttttctaatttctttttttaattaaatttgtttggGGGGTAataatattggttaataacattagaTGAATTTCTGGTATACATGATAATACCTATAAcatacaacatctgtatactctattgtgtgctcaccagtcaaagtctagtctccttccatcaccgtatatttgacccccttcaccctaCCTCCACTCTCTGCccctctggtgaccaccattctgttgtctctacttctgagtttgttttctgtttgtttgcttgttgccttttgttttatattccacagaCAAATCCAAATTCCTAACTCGATTatatttggttttcctttttatatatagTAATGGATTTGAGGCTATATACTTTCCTCTAAATGTAGCTGTATGTCATGAACTCTGGAATGAAAGGTGCAACTTCAGAACTGATTTCTTACTTTGATCCTAGCTATTGAGgaaagtttcttaatttctaactGATTAAAGTAATttgactgtcttttctttcttttttttgaaatatggTTTTACTATCATCAGAGCATGTAGCCTGTTGAATATGAACTTGTAAACATTATTCAAGATTTTCTTTGTGGTCCGGACACCCAACTGAATtgtgtaaaattttaatagatataagaGAAGAAACTGTGTTCTCCGTTAGGTACATATTACACAttagaactttttctttttctaattaaatttattagggtgacatcagttaataaaatgatagagatttcaagtgtacaaatctataatacatcatttgtatattacATTTTGTGTTCACGATCCAAAGTCAAGTTTCCtaccatcaccatatgtttgaccccattTACTCTTTTCTAAGTTCTTCCTCccccactttccctctggtatctgagtttttgtttgtttgtttgttcactaGGATTTTTCAAACTACTTTGATGATTAAGGTTTttttactctgatttttttctctttttttctacttcagcTGTTATATTATCAAAAGATAgaataaatgttataatatttttaaacaaatttctcCTTGTGGTTCTGTGTTTTTTTGGGGAGTAGGGAGTGGAGGAGAGAATCCTAAAGTGTATTATCTCAGGCCATTTTGCACAATGCCGTTAAtggattttccttgttttgtcTGTTGAATGCTTTTGACTTTGAATTTTACTTCGATAAGTACATCACCACTGCTACTTTTATTTTGCTGCCACTTGCCTGGTGTATGTTTGCctaaaactttattttgcatttttcttttttgtttaagatatacttcttgtgactatatataagtatatttttgCCCTAATCCCACATTTGTGTCTTGAGATGCAGTCCATTTAAATGTGTGTAATTATGATAATCTTACCTTGTTTGTATTATATCATGCTTAttaccaattttattattttctaaatacaactttcatccttttctttttcctaatagCTTAATGATgaagtttttggtcatttttgTCCCTCCTCCGCACTTCATTagtttggaaaattttatttttattaattgtccAATTATATACATTGTCATTTCTAACAGGcataatttatgttttctctattatttGATCAGATTATAATTAGACCTTTGTAGAGAAAGATGCTCTAACCTCCATTATTTGCCTCACCAAGATGAACAGTATTACTTCTGGgtttttctagaaaaatttaaacTGCTGATTTGAAGACTGTTTTACTTCTATTAAGTCAATTCTGCTTCAGAAAAActtacttaacatttttattcaaaatccTCAGTCACATTATCTATCATAGTTTAACTTTAGCTATAGGATTGTATACCCAAGGGTGTGTGTTTTACCAAAATAGTTGTTGCTAACCATTGTTTTGCTCTCTTATTTTTGAGATCTATCTACTGAtttagtattcatttatttagaataCTTATTTCAGTATATTCCTCAAGTAGAGTAAATTGGTGGAATACTCTTCAAACATTTCATATCTGAAACTGTCATTTTTTGCTCTGACTGAAAAATGGTATTTTGGAAAGGGGTATAGGATCTCTGCATCAGAGTCTATTTCTCTATGGTCTCTGGAATGTAGCTTCCAAGATGGCCCCCAGTGATCCCTGCCTCTTGGTATTTATGACTTTGTGTAATCCCCTCCACTTGAGTAACACTGAAGAGATACCACCTTCGTGATTAGATTACAAGAGTTGGTAGATTCTGTCGTGCTAACAGGCTCTCTCCCTTGTTTGTTTTAGTAAAGCAACTTGCCATGTTGGAGAGGCCTGTGTAACAGAGAACTGAGGGTGGTCTCCGGCCATCAGTCAGCAAGAGACTGAGGCTCTTAGCCCGATAGCCCGAATGAACTGAATCCTGAAAACAACCATataaatgagcttggaagcagatcttTCCTCAGTTCAGCTTTCAGATGAGGCCCCTAGCCTGGCTAACACCTTGTTTGCAACCTCATAAGAGACTCTGAAACAGAGGACCAGGCTAAGCTGTgctcagattcctgacccacataaactatgagataataagtGTATGTTGTTTTAGGTCACTAATTTGTGGGGATGTGGAGCCTGGCAATTAGTGCCTGGAGGGTCAGTAATTTTTGTGAGGGACACTGGGTTGCCTTCTGTAATGGGAGCCATAACATCTTTTAGGAATGGTCAGTGGCTGGTCTCTGCATAAGTCAGTTTTAGAAACCATGTGGGTCAGTGATTGGCAGTCTGGGAAGATCTATTATTGGAAACCTATTGCGGGTGTGGCACTGGGCATTATTCAATGTTCCCATGGAAAGCAGCCAAGGGCCCCCTCTGGAATGTAGTAATTCGCCACCACTGTGGATTCATGATATGAAGAGTCCGGGCCATGTCAATGATTGGAGACTTTGAAGTGTCATCTGGCAGCCCCTGTAGTCCAGTCAAGGGTGGCTTCTGCTTGTCAGTGATTGGGAACCAGAGGGATCAGGGGCATGGTCCCAGGGATTTAGGACCTGAGATGACCAAAGATCAACAGTCCTGGGTTGGTCAGTCATTGGGGGGCCTGATGCACACCTGGATTCCAGTGTCTGAGAAGCAGGTGGGAGGGTGAGTTTGAATTTTCATCTGTTTCAGAAGAAGAAGGGCTATGTAGGCCGCTCTAGATGTGCACTGAAATATGCAAAAGCTCAGTTTATGTGCATAAGATATTGTTACCCCTCAACCTGAGCACTTTGAAGACAATGGAGAATAGAAATATCATTTATTGGGAGCCATCCCTGTATGGGGTTCAGTATCACAGAGTGGCTGAGTGTGGGCACTTTGGAGTCAGCTGATCTGGCTtaaatatttccctttccttctctttgctaACAGTGTGACCCTGGGACAAATGAGTTAACATTGCTGCACTTTAGTTGCTTCTACTGTCAAATGATAACCATTGTCTTACTCagtgatggactcactcactctgaactccagtgctggggcagcagcttgaaaggtaccagggacatatgggaggaattgagttgtctggctgcaggctgagggctggacaggcagctttctcccagacagagggcTGGCAGGCACCACTGTTCTTTATTGAGTCCATCCACACCCAGCATACAGACGCAGGGgagcaccatatctgagtctccatcaatctagcTAACACAGTTCACCCTGTCCTGGTGATTCACTGAGACCCCATCCCAACCAACTgctgggcccacccaagctgtttccaatggtttttccatacaaatggcctttcttggctcatgctgtggaatttcttaaaatctctcaaatgttcacaatcCCCCTAAAAGCAGCATCTCACCTCAGTATGCCCTGTATCTCTTGCTAAGTAGCCTCAAGCACAGCACTAGctgcagccagccttggtttgcagcttagcctcttccaggcacctctaagcccaaCACAATTCACGCACATTTGTAAATCACGTTGTAGCTCATACCATGTGGCCCTGggaagggcagaggcagaggatgAACCTGGCTGCAATGGAGCCCCTTTCCAGATGCCCCCAAAACAACACACCTAGTGGCCAGCTTTAGACCACATGAGAGTACCACCCAACCAcatccacaaatgacacacccacagatgcagagttcaaaacactgggtataaggatgctcaatgatctcaatgggaacttcaacaaagagataggaaacacaaaaatggatagaaaacaccccccccaaaaaccagtcataaatgaagaatacaataactgaaatgaaaaacacattagagggaatcaacagattagatgaagtagattaaattagtgatttggaagagaaggtagcagtaaacaccaattagaacagcaaaatagaaaataataataaaagaggaTTGTTTAATGTGttcctgggacaacatcaaacataccaacatttgtatcataggcgtaccagaagtagaagagagagagagcgaggaaTTAAAAAcccattttgaagaaataatgacagaaaacttccctaagctggtaaaggaaatagacatacaagcccagaaagtgcagagaatcccaaacaagatgaacccaaagatgcccacaccaagacacatcataattaaaatggcaaaggttaaagacaaagataatcttaaaagcaggaagagaaaagcagttatttatgtacaagagagctcccatagattgtcagctgatttctcgaAAGAAACTCTGTAGGCCCACAGGGatgggcaggaaatattcaaagtgatgaaaagcaaggacctacaaccaagattactctacccagcaaagctatcatttagaatcgaaaaCAGTAAAcaagcttcctagacaagaaaaagctaaggaagTTTACCAACACCAAACCACTATTATAAGACAAgttaaaggaaattttttaaaaagaagaaggaggaggaagtgtaggagaagtagaagaaagaggaggagaagcaggaggagtaggagaaaaagaaggaagagaagaagatttagaagaagaagaagatggaaaatatcaataataaaatgtcaataactacatgtctatcaaaaattactttcaatgtaactGGATTAAATGTTCTAAGCAAAAGACAtagatagggtgactgaatggataagaaaacaagacctatacatatgttgcttacaagagactcacttcaaaccaaaagacactcacagactgaaagtaaaggaatggaaaaagatatttcatgaaaatggaaacaaagatacaaaaaactggagtagcaatacgtatagcagacaaaatagactttaaaa
It includes:
- the LOC109439035 gene encoding CXXC-type zinc finger protein 1, with translation MRREEAGNVQRPRKKQVGKTCQHFPGLQPMMSDTEEFLPLDPALKKQAVNVKKMEHMKKKVEQKKKKQQKQKLMAKRKQPEQMAAKDRAPLQQCLGPGCVYPTRPGSKYCSDNCGMKLAADRIYEILPQRIQQWKNSPCIAEEHGKKMLERIHREQQDTQTYLKDMERHFHELEAIILRGKQQAVYNNEEKSEDGRDSSHLKIFCVSCGHPTNMRVALRHMERCFAKFECKSSFGSLYPTCIEGTSRLFCDRYDPKSKRYCKRLQVLCPEHSKDPKVLDDEVCGCPLVHNVFELTDNFCHLPKRLCNHHYCWEKLRRAEVDLQRIRALQKLEELSVQEHKVRTAMMNRAGLVALMLHQTVQHDPLTSDLRSKVDS